A window of Streptomyces gilvosporeus contains these coding sequences:
- a CDS encoding DinB family protein → MTSTESTTHTPAHATAATGERADLLGMLAKHRHMLCFTTRDLTDEQAGLRTTASELCLGGLVKHVTSVERKWVDFILEGPAAMGDFTTMTEADWARRADDFRMLPGDTLAGVLDNYAEVGRRTDELVATLPDLDASQPLPKAPWFEPGERWSARRVLMHILSETAQHSGHADIIRESLDGAKSMG, encoded by the coding sequence ATGACCTCCACCGAGTCGACCACCCACACTCCGGCGCACGCGACGGCAGCCACCGGCGAGCGCGCAGACCTGTTGGGGATGCTGGCCAAGCACCGCCACATGCTGTGCTTCACCACCCGCGACCTCACCGACGAGCAGGCGGGCCTGCGCACCACCGCCAGTGAGCTGTGCCTGGGCGGCCTGGTCAAGCACGTCACCTCGGTGGAACGGAAGTGGGTCGATTTCATCCTGGAAGGCCCGGCCGCGATGGGCGACTTCACCACCATGACCGAGGCCGACTGGGCTCGTCGGGCCGACGATTTCCGCATGCTGCCGGGTGACACGTTGGCGGGTGTGCTGGACAATTACGCCGAAGTGGGGCGCCGGACCGACGAGTTGGTCGCCACCCTGCCCGATCTCGACGCCTCCCAGCCGCTGCCGAAGGCGCCGTGGTTCGAGCCCGGCGAGCGGTGGTCGGCCCGCCGGGTGCTGATGCACATCCTCTCCGAGACCGCCCAGCACTCCGGTCACGCCGACATCATCCGCGAATCCCTGGACGGCGCGAAGAGCATGGGCTGA
- a CDS encoding FAD-dependent monooxygenase: MNDNGGHGSGVRTALVIGGGVAGPVMALALRKAGIEATVYEAYPTAADGVGAWLGLAPNGQAALATVGADAAVRAIGQPVPGMVMTDGAGNRFAGFGGFPELPATLTLPRDRLFRALTDHAVAAGIRFAYGKRLVTAEETADGVTAHFADNTSATADILIGADGIRSTVRTVIDPHAPTPEYGGVLSFGGHATVGGEAGAEPGAMYFAFGRAFMGYWRGPDGRMIWFAGLPADTPPTPADLARIPHAEWLSRLRELYAGHVPGERLLRHTGPDELMAVGPMERMPSVPHWHRGRMVLVGDSVHAPSSSSGQGASLAIESAVELARCLRDLPTPTEAFAAYEALRRPRVEAIGRNAAAVNKVKAGKTDAPVPAFPAPEDMLRPLHFHRIAWEERVNVGASGAVSIPT; encoded by the coding sequence ATGAACGACAACGGCGGCCACGGCTCAGGTGTACGGACGGCACTGGTCATCGGGGGCGGAGTGGCGGGCCCGGTGATGGCGCTCGCACTGCGCAAGGCGGGCATCGAGGCGACGGTCTACGAGGCGTACCCCACCGCGGCGGACGGCGTCGGGGCCTGGCTGGGCCTGGCGCCGAACGGTCAGGCGGCACTGGCGACGGTCGGCGCCGACGCGGCGGTGCGGGCCATCGGGCAGCCGGTGCCCGGCATGGTGATGACGGACGGCGCCGGCAACCGCTTCGCCGGCTTCGGCGGCTTCCCGGAACTGCCCGCCACGCTGACGCTGCCGCGCGACCGGCTGTTCCGGGCGCTGACCGACCACGCGGTCGCCGCGGGCATCCGGTTCGCGTACGGAAAACGGCTGGTCACCGCCGAGGAGACGGCGGACGGCGTGACCGCCCACTTCGCCGACAACACCTCCGCCACCGCCGACATACTGATCGGCGCCGACGGCATCCGCTCCACCGTCCGTACCGTGATCGACCCGCATGCGCCCACCCCCGAGTACGGCGGCGTACTGAGCTTCGGCGGCCACGCGACGGTGGGCGGCGAGGCCGGGGCCGAACCGGGCGCCATGTACTTCGCGTTCGGCCGCGCCTTCATGGGCTACTGGCGGGGCCCGGACGGGCGGATGATCTGGTTCGCCGGACTGCCCGCGGACACCCCGCCGACCCCGGCCGACCTGGCCCGCATACCCCACGCCGAGTGGCTGAGCCGACTGCGTGAGCTGTACGCCGGCCATGTCCCGGGCGAGCGGCTGCTGCGGCACACCGGCCCCGACGAGCTGATGGCGGTCGGCCCGATGGAGCGCATGCCGTCCGTACCGCACTGGCATCGCGGCCGGATGGTGCTGGTCGGAGACTCGGTGCACGCCCCGTCCTCCAGCTCCGGGCAGGGCGCCTCGCTCGCCATCGAGAGCGCCGTCGAACTGGCCCGCTGCCTGCGCGATCTGCCCACACCGACCGAGGCGTTCGCCGCCTACGAGGCCCTGCGCCGCCCGCGCGTGGAGGCGATCGGCCGCAACGCCGCAGCCGTCAACAAGGTCAAAGCGGGCAAGACCGACGCCCCGGTACCGGCGTTCCCGGCCCCTGAGGACATGCTCCGGCCGCTCCACTTCCACCGGATCGCGTGGGAGGAGAGGGTGAATGTGGGGGCGAGTGGGGCGGTGAGCATCCCGACCTGA
- a CDS encoding PadR family transcriptional regulator has protein sequence MTASAAASVKSSPLGLTVLTLLHHRPLHPYGIQQLLKQWGKEQVVNVGQRAGLYRTIERLEAGGLIAVRQTERDQQYPERTVYEVTDEGREVTREWLEQMLAVPKAEFPVFPAALSNMLMLSPDEVAPILERRATRLAAQRADLERQSAEAPAGLPRITLIENEYLLTVLDAEERWLRGVISDLRDGSLTWSREMLAAFEEGAAGSGGEEA, from the coding sequence ATGACCGCCTCCGCCGCCGCCTCCGTAAAAAGCTCGCCGCTCGGCCTGACCGTGTTGACGCTGCTGCACCACCGGCCGCTGCACCCCTACGGCATCCAGCAACTGCTCAAGCAGTGGGGCAAGGAGCAGGTGGTCAACGTCGGCCAGCGGGCCGGGCTGTACCGCACCATCGAGCGGCTGGAGGCCGGCGGGCTGATCGCCGTCCGACAGACGGAGCGCGACCAGCAGTACCCCGAGCGGACCGTCTACGAGGTCACCGATGAGGGCCGGGAGGTCACCCGGGAGTGGCTGGAGCAGATGCTGGCGGTGCCGAAGGCGGAGTTCCCCGTGTTCCCGGCGGCGCTGTCGAACATGCTCATGCTCAGCCCGGACGAGGTGGCGCCGATCCTGGAACGGCGGGCGACGCGACTCGCCGCCCAGCGTGCCGACCTGGAGCGCCAGTCCGCCGAAGCCCCGGCCGGACTGCCGCGCATCACGCTGATCGAGAACGAGTACCTGCTCACCGTCCTCGACGCCGAGGAGCGCTGGCTGCGAGGGGTGATCAGCGATCTGCGGGACGGCAGCCTGACCTGGTCCCGGGAGATGCTCGCGGCGTTCGAGGAGGGGGCGGCCGGATCGGGTGGGGAAGAGGCCTGA
- a CDS encoding nuclear transport factor 2 family protein, whose product MTLPSLPATGYTPTAEERADLDRWFAAYDAHSARRDVARMADMAVFPLNLVSDDAVGNGRSAQWDREQFIATMTQVMGDGGEDLVFESTRTPVFLSPSMAVVFTDSAMTTEGRTQHLRYADILIRRYGAWAFQTMIQSGWGDQL is encoded by the coding sequence GTGACCCTCCCCTCTCTGCCCGCCACCGGCTACACCCCGACCGCCGAGGAACGCGCCGATCTGGACCGCTGGTTCGCCGCCTACGACGCCCACAGCGCCCGGCGCGACGTCGCGCGCATGGCCGATATGGCGGTGTTCCCCCTCAACCTCGTGAGCGACGACGCCGTCGGCAACGGCCGCTCCGCGCAGTGGGACCGCGAGCAGTTCATCGCGACCATGACGCAGGTGATGGGAGACGGCGGCGAGGACCTCGTCTTCGAGTCCACGCGCACGCCCGTCTTCCTCTCGCCCTCCATGGCGGTGGTCTTTACCGACTCGGCCATGACGACCGAGGGCCGCACCCAGCACCTTCGCTACGCCGACATCCTGATTCGGCGATACGGCGCCTGGGCGTTCCAGACCATGATCCAGAGCGGCTGGGGCGACCAGCTGTAA
- a CDS encoding response regulator has protein sequence MTAAITRVLLADDQEMVRDALRAVIDRRDDFTVVGAAADGEQAVALAYELRPDVVVMDVRMPGMTGVEATRRIRTGWPHPGPPPRILVLTTFDLDDYVHAALRAGAAGFLLKNSPPGQLAHALRVVADGEAMLAPSVTQRLIGAVTALPAALLPGAPRPSTDRERLVDTLTARELEVLVLVARGLSNRQIADDLGLTQATVKSRVNRILTRLGLDNRVQAALLAQEAGLLGDR, from the coding sequence ATGACCGCAGCGATCACGCGCGTGCTGCTCGCCGACGACCAGGAGATGGTCCGCGACGCGCTGCGCGCCGTCATCGACCGCCGCGACGACTTCACCGTCGTCGGTGCGGCGGCCGACGGCGAGCAGGCGGTCGCCCTGGCCTACGAACTCCGGCCCGACGTCGTCGTCATGGACGTCCGTATGCCCGGCATGACCGGCGTCGAGGCCACCCGGCGCATTCGTACCGGCTGGCCGCACCCCGGGCCGCCGCCCCGCATCCTCGTCCTGACCACCTTCGATCTGGACGACTATGTGCATGCCGCGCTGCGCGCGGGCGCCGCCGGCTTTCTGCTGAAGAACAGCCCACCCGGCCAACTCGCCCACGCCCTACGGGTGGTGGCCGACGGCGAGGCCATGCTCGCGCCGAGCGTCACCCAACGGCTCATCGGCGCCGTCACGGCCCTGCCCGCCGCGCTGCTGCCCGGCGCGCCCCGCCCGTCGACCGACCGCGAGCGGCTCGTCGACACCCTGACCGCACGCGAACTGGAGGTCCTCGTCCTGGTCGCACGGGGCCTGTCCAACCGTCAGATCGCCGACGACCTGGGCCTGACCCAGGCCACCGTCAAGAGCCGGGTCAACCGCATCCTGACCCGCCTCGGCCTGGACAACCGCGTCCAGGCCGCACTGCTCGCCCAGGAGGCGGGCCTGCTCGGGGACCGCTGA
- a CDS encoding sensor histidine kinase, producing MNGQGNGRVNGHTGGHMWAATTTAAVLRRALRPFAGRAWAADLALGGGLTVFDMVTLQARHPAPGLFGVLLWGAQTVPLFWRRRFPRTVLGAMTALFVLFEALDPVAGKTPGPYLLIFAVYALARYAALSASLPGAVLSLLAAVATDLVGGRSGPPQLGSLEPITATTFVAFYGVAWLLGHGRRRIDTQARRLRDLNDRLRAEQEINARQAVVAERARIARDLHDVVAHHVSAIAVQARATEELLADGPPDGRTGAARIADTADTALIEMRRILGLLAAGRDDLAPEPSLAHLDRLIAAAEAAGCRVTARLGGPVAEAGPDQPSAARIPPAIEISAYRIVQEALTNVLKHAGPTHLRIAVRHDPAALTLEVENGPPSPGHRPVPGSGRGLLGIRERVAAFDGTVHAGPEPGGGWRLAVTLPLGKPGVRGVAESPGAPLSTPAPLGTSAPLPSPGRKTPP from the coding sequence ATGAACGGGCAGGGGAACGGCCGGGTGAACGGCCATACGGGCGGGCATATGTGGGCGGCGACGACAACGGCGGCGGTCCTGCGCCGCGCCCTGCGTCCGTTCGCCGGGCGGGCCTGGGCGGCCGACCTCGCCCTCGGCGGCGGGCTGACCGTCTTCGACATGGTGACCTTGCAGGCCAGGCACCCCGCACCGGGCCTGTTCGGCGTGCTGCTCTGGGGCGCGCAGACCGTTCCGCTCTTCTGGCGCCGCCGCTTTCCCCGTACGGTCCTGGGCGCCATGACCGCCCTCTTCGTGCTCTTCGAGGCGCTCGACCCGGTGGCGGGCAAGACGCCGGGACCGTATCTGCTGATCTTCGCCGTGTATGCGCTCGCCCGCTACGCCGCCCTGTCGGCGAGCCTGCCGGGGGCCGTTCTGTCCCTCCTCGCGGCGGTGGCGACGGACCTCGTCGGGGGCCGGTCCGGGCCGCCGCAGCTCGGTTCGCTGGAACCGATCACCGCGACCACCTTCGTCGCCTTCTACGGCGTCGCCTGGCTGCTGGGCCACGGGCGGCGGCGGATCGACACCCAGGCCCGCCGGCTGCGCGACCTCAACGACCGGCTCCGCGCCGAGCAGGAGATCAACGCCCGCCAGGCCGTCGTCGCCGAGCGGGCCCGTATCGCCCGCGACCTCCATGACGTGGTCGCCCATCACGTCAGCGCCATCGCCGTGCAGGCCCGCGCCACCGAGGAACTGCTGGCGGACGGCCCTCCGGACGGCCGCACGGGCGCGGCCCGGATCGCGGACACCGCCGACACCGCCCTGATCGAGATGCGCCGCATCCTCGGCCTGCTCGCCGCCGGGCGGGACGACCTCGCCCCGGAGCCGTCGCTGGCCCACCTGGACCGACTGATCGCGGCGGCGGAGGCGGCGGGCTGCCGGGTGACGGCCAGGCTGGGGGGACCGGTCGCCGAGGCAGGGCCTGACCAACCGTCCGCGGCCCGGATCCCGCCCGCGATCGAGATCTCCGCCTACCGGATCGTCCAGGAGGCCCTCACCAATGTCCTCAAACACGCGGGCCCCACGCACCTGCGGATCGCCGTACGCCACGACCCGGCCGCGTTGACGCTGGAGGTCGAGAACGGCCCACCGTCCCCCGGCCACCGCCCGGTCCCCGGTTCCGGCCGCGGTCTGCTCGGCATCCGCGAACGCGTCGCGGCGTTCGACGGCACCGTGCACGCGGGCCCGGAGCCGGGAGGCGGGTGGCGGCTGGCCGTCACACTTCCCCTCGGGAAACCGGGCGTTCGCGGCGTCGCCGAGTCGCCCGGCGCCCCTCTGAGCACGCCCGCCCCCCTCGGCACTTCCGCCCCCCTTCCATCCCCCGGACGAAAGACGCCCCCATGA
- a CDS encoding nitrilase-related carbon-nitrogen hydrolase: MTTTRARDALGATPNNRPVPRTWHRPALLLLGTVAQLFAVGGRWDIAAAAWIFPVLLLRFARTGRAWSGALWVWVAHFAAAVFWLFESKMGFSPLTLTGAAGLAALLALPFLLDRLLLGRVRPWMSLLAFPAALAGAEFLITLLSPFGTAYGALAVTQYGDLPLLQVLAVTGAYGIGFLIAWVAAVVNRVWETASWRAARSAVVTCAAVLLAVHLGGGARLAFAPDRARTVRIAGVTADRSVIEAQKAAFARAAGAGRDIAAAAASSLRPAMTAVRNSLLAATRREATAGAKIVVWPEEAVRTTAADEHATLAAARDQARRSRIYLEIGVRVYGTAGPRSDRDETALIDPHGTVRWTYQKAHPIPGSEPFAPGDGKVPVVDTPYGRIANVICYDADFPAMMRAGADIMLVPAHDWREYGGAHTQKAALRGIESGYAVVRQDAEGVSAAFDHQGHVLATADYFTTGRQTMVAQVPVRGVGTPYDVIGDAFAWLCLAAAGAVAVAGVTGVAHPRPPRRP; this comes from the coding sequence ATGACCACCACCCGCGCCAGAGACGCCCTCGGCGCCACGCCCAACAACCGCCCCGTGCCTCGGACTTGGCACCGCCCCGCCCTGCTGCTCCTCGGCACCGTCGCGCAGCTCTTCGCCGTCGGCGGGCGCTGGGACATCGCCGCGGCGGCCTGGATCTTTCCGGTGCTGCTGCTGCGCTTCGCCCGTACGGGCCGGGCCTGGAGCGGCGCCCTGTGGGTCTGGGTGGCCCACTTCGCCGCGGCGGTGTTCTGGTTGTTCGAGTCGAAGATGGGGTTCAGCCCCCTCACGCTCACGGGGGCGGCCGGGCTCGCCGCGCTGCTCGCCCTGCCCTTCCTGCTCGACCGGCTGCTCCTGGGCCGGGTGCGGCCGTGGATGTCGCTGCTGGCCTTCCCCGCGGCCCTCGCCGGTGCCGAGTTCCTCATCACGCTGCTGTCGCCGTTCGGCACCGCGTACGGCGCCCTGGCGGTCACCCAGTACGGCGATCTGCCGCTGCTCCAGGTCCTTGCCGTCACCGGCGCGTACGGGATCGGGTTCCTGATCGCCTGGGTCGCCGCCGTCGTCAACCGGGTCTGGGAGACCGCCTCCTGGCGCGCGGCGCGCTCCGCCGTGGTCACCTGCGCCGCCGTCCTGCTCGCCGTCCACCTCGGCGGCGGGGCGCGGCTCGCCTTCGCCCCCGACCGGGCCCGGACCGTACGGATCGCCGGGGTCACCGCGGACCGATCGGTGATCGAAGCGCAGAAGGCGGCGTTCGCCCGGGCGGCCGGTGCGGGGCGCGATATCGCCGCGGCCGCCGCCTCGTCGCTCCGGCCGGCCATGACCGCCGTACGGAACAGCCTGCTGGCCGCCACCCGGCGGGAGGCCACCGCCGGGGCGAAGATCGTCGTCTGGCCGGAGGAGGCGGTCAGGACCACGGCGGCGGACGAGCACGCGACCCTCGCCGCGGCCCGGGACCAGGCCCGCCGGTCCCGGATCTATCTGGAGATCGGCGTCCGGGTCTACGGCACCGCGGGACCGCGGTCCGACCGCGACGAGACGGCCCTGATCGACCCGCACGGCACCGTGCGGTGGACGTACCAGAAGGCCCATCCGATCCCGGGCTCCGAGCCGTTCGCCCCCGGTGACGGCAAGGTCCCGGTCGTGGACACCCCGTACGGCCGGATCGCCAATGTCATCTGCTACGACGCCGACTTCCCCGCGATGATGCGAGCCGGTGCCGACATCATGCTCGTCCCCGCGCACGACTGGCGGGAGTACGGCGGCGCGCACACCCAGAAGGCCGCGCTGCGGGGCATCGAGTCGGGCTATGCGGTGGTGCGGCAGGACGCCGAGGGCGTCTCGGCCGCCTTCGACCACCAGGGCCATGTCCTGGCCACCGCGGACTACTTCACCACCGGCCGGCAGACGATGGTGGCCCAGGTGCCGGTGCGCGGGGTCGGCACGCCGTACGACGTGATCGGCGACGCCTTCGCCTGGCTGTGCCTCGCCGCGGCGGGCGCGGTCGCCGTCGCGGGGGTGACGGGGGTGGCCCACCCCCGCCCACCTCGCCGTCCGTGA
- a CDS encoding HpcH/HpaI aldolase/citrate lyase family protein codes for MRSPKDFFRPLAVGAPTPVREVPFRPSRMIHFFDPGNAKMAAKVPSIAPTVDVLLGNLEDAVAADRKEAARTGLVEIAKTTDFGDTQLWTRINSLDSPWALDDLLTLVTEIGDKLDVIMVPKVEGAEDIHYVDRLLAQLEAKAGVRRPILVHAILETATGVANVEEIAGASPRMQGISLGPADLAASRRMKTTRVGGGHPGYLVREDPHGPDGTAPRATFQQDLWHYTLARMVDACAAHGILPYYGPFGDIKDTTACEDQFRNAFLLGCVGAWSLHPVQIGIAKKVFSPEPAEVAWAHKVIGAMGDGTGAVMIDGKMQDDATYKQCQVVVGLADALAARDPELRAAYAAANEE; via the coding sequence ATGCGCTCTCCGAAGGACTTCTTCCGCCCCTTGGCCGTCGGTGCGCCGACGCCGGTGCGGGAAGTGCCGTTCCGACCCTCCCGGATGATCCACTTCTTCGACCCGGGCAACGCGAAGATGGCGGCCAAGGTGCCGTCCATCGCCCCCACCGTGGACGTGCTGCTCGGCAATCTGGAGGACGCCGTCGCCGCCGACCGCAAGGAGGCGGCCCGGACGGGCCTGGTGGAGATCGCCAAGACCACGGACTTCGGCGACACCCAGCTGTGGACGCGGATCAACAGCCTGGACTCGCCCTGGGCGCTGGACGATCTGCTGACGCTGGTCACCGAGATCGGCGACAAGCTCGATGTGATCATGGTGCCGAAGGTGGAGGGCGCCGAGGACATCCACTACGTCGACCGGCTGCTCGCCCAGCTGGAGGCGAAGGCCGGTGTCCGGCGGCCGATCCTCGTCCACGCCATCCTGGAGACCGCCACCGGCGTCGCCAACGTCGAGGAGATCGCCGGGGCCAGCCCCCGGATGCAGGGCATCTCGCTCGGCCCGGCCGACCTGGCAGCCAGCCGCCGGATGAAGACCACCCGCGTCGGCGGCGGCCACCCCGGCTATCTCGTACGGGAGGACCCGCACGGCCCGGACGGCACCGCGCCGCGCGCCACCTTCCAACAGGACCTGTGGCACTACACCCTGGCGCGGATGGTCGACGCCTGTGCCGCGCACGGCATCCTGCCGTACTACGGCCCCTTCGGGGACATCAAGGACACCACCGCCTGCGAGGACCAGTTCCGCAACGCCTTCCTGCTGGGCTGCGTCGGGGCCTGGAGCCTGCACCCGGTGCAGATCGGCATCGCCAAGAAGGTCTTCTCGCCGGAACCGGCCGAGGTCGCCTGGGCCCATAAGGTCATCGGCGCCATGGGCGACGGCACCGGCGCGGTGATGATCGACGGCAAGATGCAGGACGACGCCACGTACAAGCAGTGCCAGGTGGTCGTCGGGCTCGCCGATGCACTGGCCGCCCGCGACCCCGAGCTGCGCGCCGCCTACGCGGCCGCGAACGAGGAGTAG
- a CDS encoding HpcH/HpaI aldolase/citrate lyase family protein yields the protein MSDATLRPRRSVLYMPGANERALEKAKSLPADALILDLEDAVAPDAKAEARERVAAAAASKEYGHRELTIRVNGPGTAWHADDLRAAAEAGPDAVVVPKVDSVATVREVERALEAAGAPDHTAIWAMVETPRAMLDARAVAAASERLTVLVMGTNDLAKELHAEHVPGRAPLLTGLSLALLGARDAGKAILDGVYNDVKDLAGFEAECVQARQFGFDGKTLIHPGQVAPCNEVFAPSDAQIAHARKVIDAFELATREGRGVVTVDGRMIENLHVEDARRILALAEAIAGR from the coding sequence ATGTCCGACGCGACCCTGCGGCCGCGCCGCTCCGTCCTGTACATGCCGGGCGCCAACGAGCGCGCCCTGGAGAAGGCCAAGTCCCTTCCCGCCGACGCGCTGATCCTCGACCTGGAGGACGCCGTCGCCCCCGACGCCAAGGCCGAGGCCCGGGAGCGGGTCGCGGCCGCCGCGGCCTCGAAGGAGTACGGCCACCGCGAGCTGACCATCCGGGTCAACGGGCCGGGCACCGCCTGGCACGCCGACGACCTGCGGGCCGCCGCCGAGGCCGGCCCGGACGCGGTCGTGGTGCCCAAGGTGGACTCCGTCGCGACCGTACGGGAGGTGGAACGGGCGCTGGAGGCGGCCGGCGCCCCCGACCACACGGCGATCTGGGCGATGGTCGAGACCCCGCGGGCCATGCTGGACGCCCGTGCGGTGGCCGCCGCCAGCGAACGGCTCACGGTCCTGGTGATGGGCACCAACGACCTGGCCAAGGAGCTGCACGCCGAACACGTCCCGGGCCGGGCGCCGCTGCTGACCGGACTGTCGCTGGCGCTGCTGGGCGCCCGGGACGCCGGCAAGGCGATCCTGGACGGCGTCTACAACGACGTGAAGGACCTGGCGGGCTTCGAGGCCGAATGCGTGCAGGCGCGGCAGTTCGGCTTCGACGGCAAAACGCTGATCCATCCCGGGCAGGTCGCCCCGTGCAACGAGGTCTTCGCACCGTCGGACGCACAGATCGCGCACGCCCGGAAGGTCATCGACGCCTTCGAGCTGGCCACCCGCGAGGGACGCGGGGTGGTCACCGTCGACGGCCGGATGATCGAGAACCTGCATGTCGAGGACGCCCGCCGGATCCTGGCGCTGGCGGAGGCCATTGCGGGCCGCTGA
- a CDS encoding CapA family protein, translating into MDDGSVTLSLCGDVMLGRGVDQILPHPGDPALREGYVRDARVYVELAEQVNGRIPRPVGFSWPWGEARAVLDAVAPGAWVINLETSVTRHDTYAPGRGIHYRMHPANLPALAAGRPDVCVLANNHVLDFGPDGLAETLATLAGGGLRTAGAGGDAEAATRPGIVPLDGGRRVLVFSFGMPSSGIPRTWAATAGRGGVAFAAGPTDVAAAEVVERVRRVKRPGDVAVASVHWGSNWGYAVSREQIAFAHALVDGGVDVVHGHSSHHPRPLELYRGRLILHGCGDFIDDYEGITGFERYRDDLRPLYLATLDPDTGRLHELRIVPLQARQMRLRHASAADRQWLGALFDRMAEGFGPCGAQGGPDDAGAEGALTLRPAAA; encoded by the coding sequence ATGGACGACGGTTCGGTCACGTTGTCCCTGTGCGGCGATGTGATGCTCGGGCGCGGCGTCGACCAGATCCTTCCGCATCCGGGGGATCCGGCGCTGCGGGAGGGCTACGTCCGCGACGCCCGGGTGTATGTCGAGCTGGCGGAGCAGGTCAACGGCCGCATTCCCCGTCCCGTCGGCTTCTCCTGGCCGTGGGGCGAGGCGCGCGCGGTGCTCGATGCGGTCGCGCCCGGGGCGTGGGTGATCAATCTGGAGACCAGCGTCACGCGGCACGACACCTACGCGCCGGGGCGGGGGATCCACTACCGGATGCATCCGGCGAACCTCCCAGCTCTGGCCGCGGGCCGTCCCGATGTGTGCGTCCTGGCGAACAACCACGTCCTGGACTTCGGCCCCGACGGGCTGGCGGAGACCCTGGCCACCCTGGCGGGCGGGGGGCTGCGGACGGCGGGGGCGGGCGGCGACGCCGAGGCGGCGACGCGACCGGGGATCGTGCCCCTCGACGGCGGGCGCCGGGTGCTGGTCTTCTCGTTCGGGATGCCGTCCAGCGGGATCCCGCGGACCTGGGCCGCGACCGCCGGGCGCGGCGGGGTGGCCTTCGCCGCCGGGCCGACGGACGTCGCCGCGGCCGAAGTCGTCGAGCGGGTACGGCGGGTGAAGCGGCCGGGCGATGTGGCGGTGGCCTCGGTCCACTGGGGGTCCAACTGGGGCTATGCGGTCTCCCGCGAGCAGATCGCCTTCGCCCATGCGCTCGTCGACGGCGGCGTGGACGTCGTCCACGGGCATTCCTCGCACCACCCGCGCCCCCTGGAGCTCTACCGGGGCAGGCTGATCCTCCACGGGTGCGGCGATTTCATCGACGACTACGAGGGCATCACCGGCTTCGAGCGCTACCGCGACGATCTGCGCCCGCTCTACCTCGCCACGCTGGACCCGGACACCGGCCGTCTCCACGAACTGCGGATCGTCCCGCTCCAGGCCCGGCAGATGCGGCTGCGGCACGCCTCGGCCGCGGACCGGCAGTGGCTGGGGGCGCTCTTCGACCGGATGGCGGAGGGCTTCGGGCCGTGCGGCGCGCAAGGGGGCCCGGACGACGCGGGGGCGGAGGGTGCGCTCACCCTCCGCCCCGCGGCGGCCTGA